Proteins co-encoded in one Acanthopagrus latus isolate v.2019 chromosome 10, fAcaLat1.1, whole genome shotgun sequence genomic window:
- the LOC119027763 gene encoding uncharacterized protein LOC119027763, which yields MAVTEWNLSKEQKSRSSQIQCDVQTQLEAAHRGALQQQRVKHVAGDKDSDRLQGQLHSHQLDRQIAADTHLVLPGKVSAIQLDQPQVRSILHRVDVRKAAGPDRVTARILKACADQLAEVFTTIFNLSLLQSAVLTCLKSATIIPAPKEGTVTCLDDYHPVALTPIITKCCERLILSHIESAIPADLDQHQFAYRANRSAEDAVNTMLHTWTSPACTCCLWTSAQHLTPSSPVLPPALWEELQLDQIRDKQTEEQFVPTGSEITTSVMFSDDYKGVQCWYLLRCVLYSLIMGVLPDVDR from the exons atGGCGGTTACA gagtgGAATCTGAGTAAAGAGCAGAAGAGTCGCAGCAGCCAGATTCAGTGTGACG TCCAAACGCAGCTAGAAGCAGCACATAGAGGAGCTCTTCAACAGCAGCGTGTGAAGCATGTGGCAGGAGATAAAGACTCTGACCGGCTACAAGGACAGCTACACAGCCACCAGCTCGACCGACAGattgctgctgacacacatcTGGTTCTACCAGGGAAGGTCAGCGCCATTCAGCTGGACCAACCTCAGGTCAGATCCATCCTGCACAGAGTCGATGTGAGGAAAGCAGCTGGTCCAGACAGAGTCACCGCCAGGATCCTCAAAGCCTGTGCAGACCAGCTAGCAGAGGTTTTCACCACCATCTTCAACCTCTCACTACTACAATCTGCAGTTCTCACCTGCCTGAAGTCAGCCACCATCATCCCAGCCCCAAAGGAGGGTACAGTGACCTGCCTTGATGACTATCACCCAGTTGCTCTCACCCCCATAATCACCAAATGCTGTGAGAGACTCATCCTCTCTCACATTGAATCTGCCATCCCTGCTGACCTGGACCAACACCAGTTTGCCTATCGAGCCAACAGGTCGGCAGAGGATGCTGTCAACACTATGCTCCACACCTGGACCAGCCCAGCATGTACGTGCTGTTTGtggacttcagctcagcatttaaCACCGTCATCACCTGTTCTCCCACCTGCTCTCTGGGAGGAGCTACAGCTCGATCAGATCcgagacaaacagactgaagaacagtTTGTTCCCACAGgcagtgaaataacaacatcTGTAatgttctctgatgattataaaggTGTTCAGTGTTGGTACctgctgaggtgtgtgttgtACTCACTGATCATGGGAGTTCTCCCAGATGTTGACAGATGA